In one Brevibacterium sp. CBA3109 genomic region, the following are encoded:
- a CDS encoding HNH endonuclease signature motif containing protein: MVDTSKSQGTVRTRIYERFATMISRVEMDRIGRGSPFALVVTAKAEDIATGKGRSITGCEAEFPISTAAGEGLNGSVFFHLMSDQARTMEVATEGRYATNRQVAILAARDQGCTFPGCDAPPGWCDAHHIVPWADDGKTDINNLTLACGLHHHLIDRSDWYARMLHDGRPAWIPPPSIDVERRPILHSRFVAQEIIDGLSDGKESPLQ; encoded by the coding sequence ATGGTCGACACGAGCAAGAGCCAAGGAACAGTCCGCACTCGAATCTACGAACGATTCGCAACAATGATCTCCCGGGTCGAGATGGACCGGATAGGGCGCGGTTCGCCATTCGCCTTGGTCGTCACCGCTAAAGCCGAAGACATTGCGACCGGAAAAGGGCGCTCGATCACAGGTTGCGAAGCCGAATTTCCGATATCAACGGCGGCCGGCGAAGGATTGAACGGATCAGTCTTCTTCCACCTCATGTCGGACCAAGCCAGAACGATGGAAGTCGCCACCGAAGGGCGATATGCCACGAACAGACAAGTGGCAATACTCGCAGCCAGAGATCAAGGCTGCACATTCCCCGGATGCGATGCACCGCCGGGATGGTGCGATGCTCACCACATTGTGCCCTGGGCTGATGATGGCAAGACCGATATCAACAACCTCACATTGGCGTGCGGACTGCATCACCACCTGATCGACAGATCAGACTGGTACGCCCGAATGCTCCATGACGGCCGACCCGCATGGATCCCGCCACCGAGCATTGATGTCGAACGGCGCCCGATCCTTCACTCCAGATTCGTCGCGCAGGAAATCATCGACGGACTGTCCGACGGGAAGGAGTCTCCACTGCAGTGA
- a CDS encoding preprotein translocase subunit YajC yields MDLLIPLALAALLIFFLFNSRRKQKARAEQIKTGLVPGATVMTTFGVFGTVLSIDDENNQVTLESSPGTVLRVHRQAIGQINNPETETAAADGAVAGAPDVADDAESGDAPAITDAELDAMNERKRAEGTTGDAEVPADDVVDSDAELTTDNDQLKADDADSINRDDVPGSERADDVVDGTGDLDADASGTDSSDPENHKKN; encoded by the coding sequence GTGGATTTGTTGATCCCTCTCGCGCTTGCTGCGCTGCTTATTTTTTTCCTATTCAATTCTCGGCGTAAGCAGAAGGCGCGTGCAGAGCAGATCAAGACGGGACTCGTCCCCGGGGCTACCGTGATGACGACGTTCGGTGTCTTCGGCACGGTCCTGTCCATCGACGATGAAAACAACCAGGTCACTCTCGAATCGAGCCCTGGTACTGTCCTCCGCGTTCACCGTCAGGCAATCGGTCAGATCAACAACCCCGAAACCGAGACTGCCGCTGCCGACGGTGCTGTCGCAGGTGCGCCCGACGTTGCTGACGACGCTGAGAGCGGCGACGCCCCGGCGATCACCGATGCGGAGCTCGACGCTATGAATGAGCGTAAACGGGCCGAGGGCACCACCGGCGATGCAGAAGTTCCTGCGGACGATGTCGTCGATTCTGATGCCGAACTGACCACGGATAATGATCAGCTCAAGGCCGACGATGCAGATTCGATCAATCGCGATGATGTTCCTGGTTCTGAGCGTGCCGACGATGTCGTAGATGGCACCGGTGACCTTGATGCTGACGCATCCGGCACCGATTCTTCCGATCCTGAGAACCACAAGAAGAACTGA
- the secF gene encoding protein translocase subunit SecF, with the protein MKRFFAWGNRLHNGESSIPFVGKAKLWLLITGALVLLSLLVPLIAGFNFGIAFKGGSQFQIDHVSDTATAKGEDIVAGVVDGSEPRLTPTSDTAVRIETNQLSDDQMQEVRDALVSGYDVKAEDVTSTFVGPEWGQDVTEKMIRALVIFVGIAMIVMALYFRTWKMSLAAIVGLFVVMIVTTGIYSATGFEITPEAVIGFLTVLSFSLYDTVVVFDKIRENTTRFKDKRNLKFSELVNLGVNQTTVRSINTSVVSVLPIASILFIGVFLLGAGTLVDISLSLFIGTIVAAVSTLFVASPLYALLRSNEPAVKAQEEAVRELRLKNGAEDVPPVIHSEV; encoded by the coding sequence GTGAAACGGTTCTTTGCCTGGGGCAACCGGCTCCACAACGGTGAGTCATCGATCCCCTTCGTCGGGAAGGCCAAACTCTGGCTGCTGATCACCGGCGCCCTGGTCCTTCTGTCACTGCTCGTGCCGTTGATCGCAGGATTCAACTTCGGCATTGCCTTCAAGGGTGGATCACAGTTCCAGATCGACCACGTATCCGACACCGCAACAGCTAAGGGCGAAGACATCGTCGCTGGGGTCGTCGATGGTTCCGAACCACGTCTGACTCCGACGAGCGACACCGCGGTGCGGATTGAGACGAACCAGCTCAGTGATGATCAGATGCAGGAAGTCCGTGACGCTCTCGTGAGCGGATACGACGTCAAAGCAGAAGACGTCACATCCACGTTCGTCGGCCCCGAGTGGGGCCAGGACGTGACCGAGAAGATGATTCGAGCTCTGGTCATCTTCGTCGGCATCGCAATGATCGTGATGGCGTTGTACTTCCGGACCTGGAAGATGTCTCTGGCGGCGATCGTCGGACTGTTCGTCGTCATGATCGTGACGACGGGCATCTATTCCGCGACAGGATTCGAGATCACACCTGAGGCGGTGATCGGCTTCCTCACAGTCTTGAGCTTCTCGCTCTACGACACAGTGGTGGTCTTTGACAAGATCAGAGAGAACACAACTCGGTTCAAGGACAAACGCAACCTGAAGTTCTCCGAATTGGTCAACCTCGGGGTCAATCAGACGACAGTTCGCTCGATCAACACCTCGGTCGTCTCCGTGCTCCCGATCGCATCGATTCTGTTCATCGGCGTGTTCCTTCTCGGCGCCGGAACCTTGGTCGACATCTCTCTGTCGCTGTTCATCGGTACGATTGTGGCAGCGGTTTCGACGTTGTTCGTCGCTAGCCCTCTTTACGCCCTTCTACGGTCGAATGAACCCGCGGTCAAGGCGCAAGAAGAGGCCGTGCGTGAATTACGCTTGAAGAATGGAGCAGAGGATGTTCCACCGGTGATTCACTCCGAGGTCTGA
- a CDS encoding YebC/PmpR family DNA-binding transcriptional regulator, with protein MSGHSKWATTKHKKAAIDSKRAKLFAKLIKNIEVAARNGGPDLEGNPTLFDAVQKAKKNSVPADNITRAVKRGGGLDGSAVNYENILYEGYAAGGVALLIECLTDNRNRAASEVRVAVTRNGGTMADPGSVTYNFDRKGVIIVPAEGTDEDSIVLATLDAGAEEVKAEGETFEIICEATDLVAVRTALVDAGIDYDSAEASFVPGIEVSLDADTASKVFNLIDALEDSDEVQNVYSNADVSDEVLAELDA; from the coding sequence GTGTCAGGTCATTCCAAATGGGCAACGACTAAACACAAAAAAGCTGCCATCGATTCTAAGCGGGCCAAGCTCTTTGCCAAGCTGATCAAGAACATCGAGGTTGCCGCTCGAAACGGTGGGCCTGATCTCGAAGGCAACCCGACGCTTTTCGACGCAGTTCAGAAGGCGAAGAAGAACTCGGTTCCTGCCGACAACATCACCCGTGCTGTCAAGCGCGGCGGCGGTCTCGACGGCTCTGCCGTGAACTATGAGAACATTCTGTACGAAGGCTATGCCGCTGGCGGCGTCGCCCTCCTCATCGAATGCCTGACCGACAACCGCAACCGTGCGGCCTCGGAAGTCCGCGTGGCAGTGACGCGCAACGGCGGCACCATGGCAGACCCCGGATCGGTCACATACAACTTCGACCGCAAGGGTGTCATCATCGTTCCGGCCGAGGGAACCGACGAGGACTCGATCGTCCTGGCCACCCTCGACGCGGGTGCTGAAGAGGTCAAGGCAGAAGGCGAGACCTTCGAGATCATCTGCGAGGCCACCGACCTCGTTGCCGTGCGCACAGCACTCGTCGATGCAGGCATTGACTACGACTCGGCCGAGGCATCCTTCGTGCCCGGGATCGAAGTCAGCTTGGACGCGGACACTGCGAGCAAGGTCTTCAACCTCATCGATGCGCTCGAAGACAGCGATGAGGTTCAGAATGTCTACTCCAATGCGGATGTCAGCGACGAGGTTCTTGCCGAACTTGATGCCTGA
- the secD gene encoding protein translocase subunit SecD yields the protein MSDIEEKPRPGLRFVWLSIIAALLLGIIAGGVVWSDATTTPKLALDLEGGTSIILEPQVSKDTDISKEQLDQAVSIIRQRVDSTGVSEAEITTQGDRNIVVNLPGNPDEETRNLVRSSAQLVFRRVALVGDPRSQEKIQKEQKDQEKSGGGEQQDPSEGLTDEQKKRLKDLTGGSAGAQADAGAQGDGGGQSGAGAPGQDSEDAPAGGGDVANAGGSVPGPAGKDAAKSGAESGKSGSSDSEDTKVTDETPRPLFDPEKDVDKWQTEAIIKKYSELDCTDPKNRTGGEQQPSDEPVVACGKDGEAKYILGPVELSGDHLADANFGYASGANGVQTNQPAVNLKFDATGREIFKQITSDITGKQQPYNQFAIALDGLVLSAPSSNAVITDGNAEISGAFTLDEAQTLAGQLKNGSLPLSFQVQSEEQISPTLGSNYLNIGLLTGLVGLILVVIYSLLQYRVLGLVTVSSLVVAGVLTYLLLLLASWRYGYRLSLAGVAGIIIGIGMAADSFIVYFERVRDELRSGRNLLSAVEVGWDRAKRTIWASKAVNMLAAVILYVLAVGSVRGFAFTLGLTVIIDVLIVFLFTHPMLEVLSRTKFFGQGHPMSGMDPRLLGVKPAAYRGALNLSIDDDEKSPEARRREKARARKAGMSSDAETESAEQSTAESTSSSGDSSASSKSKVSSATEPSGQPHGTTTEIESSKKPHSSGSDEVSASNKPVDEPSDADDAAEPKGLKAAQPESKSKKKTKSPAISGRTGSTIAERKAAAKKAADDSADKGKEADK from the coding sequence GTGTCCGATATTGAAGAAAAACCACGTCCTGGTTTGCGCTTCGTGTGGTTGTCGATCATTGCTGCACTGCTCCTCGGCATCATCGCTGGAGGTGTCGTGTGGTCCGATGCCACAACCACTCCGAAGCTCGCTCTCGACCTCGAGGGCGGAACCTCGATCATCCTGGAACCCCAGGTTTCGAAGGACACGGACATCAGCAAGGAACAGCTTGACCAGGCTGTGTCGATCATTCGACAGCGCGTGGACTCGACCGGTGTGTCTGAGGCCGAGATCACGACTCAGGGTGATCGCAACATTGTTGTGAACCTGCCGGGCAACCCGGACGAGGAAACACGCAACCTGGTCCGCTCTTCCGCTCAGCTCGTCTTCCGTCGAGTCGCCCTCGTCGGTGACCCCCGTTCCCAGGAGAAGATCCAGAAGGAACAGAAGGATCAGGAGAAGAGCGGCGGGGGAGAGCAGCAGGACCCCTCCGAAGGACTCACCGACGAGCAGAAGAAACGCCTCAAAGATCTCACTGGTGGCAGCGCCGGTGCCCAGGCGGATGCTGGTGCGCAAGGCGACGGCGGCGGGCAGAGTGGTGCGGGAGCACCTGGTCAAGACAGTGAAGATGCGCCGGCGGGCGGCGGCGATGTCGCCAACGCCGGCGGAAGCGTTCCCGGGCCCGCGGGCAAGGACGCTGCGAAATCAGGGGCTGAGAGCGGAAAGAGCGGTTCCAGTGACAGTGAAGACACGAAGGTCACCGATGAGACGCCGCGGCCATTGTTCGATCCTGAGAAGGACGTCGACAAATGGCAGACCGAGGCCATCATCAAGAAGTACTCCGAACTCGACTGCACCGACCCGAAGAACCGGACCGGTGGAGAGCAGCAGCCATCCGATGAACCGGTAGTCGCCTGTGGCAAGGACGGAGAGGCCAAGTACATTCTAGGTCCCGTAGAACTCTCCGGTGATCACCTCGCTGACGCCAACTTCGGATACGCCTCCGGCGCCAACGGAGTCCAGACCAACCAGCCTGCAGTGAACCTCAAATTCGATGCCACCGGACGTGAGATCTTCAAACAGATCACCTCGGACATCACCGGTAAGCAGCAGCCGTACAACCAGTTCGCAATCGCGCTCGATGGCCTTGTGCTCTCAGCGCCGTCCTCAAACGCAGTCATCACCGACGGAAACGCGGAGATCTCAGGTGCCTTCACTCTTGACGAGGCGCAGACACTGGCCGGTCAGCTCAAGAATGGCTCCCTGCCGTTGAGCTTCCAGGTCCAGAGCGAGGAACAGATTTCGCCGACCCTGGGTTCGAACTACCTCAACATCGGACTGCTCACCGGCCTCGTCGGTTTGATCCTCGTCGTCATCTATTCGCTCCTGCAGTACCGGGTGCTCGGACTCGTCACCGTCTCGAGTCTCGTCGTCGCCGGCGTACTGACGTATCTGCTGCTGCTTTTGGCTTCGTGGAGATACGGTTATCGACTGTCCCTGGCAGGTGTGGCCGGTATCATCATCGGCATCGGCATGGCAGCGGACTCGTTCATCGTCTACTTCGAACGCGTCAGAGACGAATTGCGCAGCGGCCGAAATCTGCTTTCCGCGGTCGAGGTCGGTTGGGATCGGGCCAAGCGCACCATCTGGGCCTCTAAGGCAGTGAACATGCTTGCCGCGGTCATCCTCTACGTGCTGGCAGTCGGTTCCGTGCGAGGATTCGCCTTCACCCTGGGGCTGACAGTGATCATCGACGTGCTCATCGTCTTCCTGTTCACTCACCCGATGTTGGAAGTGCTCTCGCGTACCAAGTTCTTCGGTCAGGGCCATCCGATGTCCGGTATGGATCCACGGCTGTTGGGGGTCAAGCCCGCTGCCTATCGTGGCGCGCTCAACCTCAGCATCGACGACGACGAGAAGTCGCCAGAGGCGCGCCGACGGGAGAAGGCTCGAGCCCGGAAGGCAGGAATGTCCTCAGACGCCGAGACAGAATCGGCCGAGCAATCGACTGCCGAATCGACTTCCTCCTCTGGGGACTCGTCTGCATCGTCGAAGTCGAAGGTCAGTTCCGCCACTGAACCTTCCGGTCAGCCACATGGCACGACCACTGAGATCGAATCGTCGAAGAAACCTCATTCCTCGGGTTCCGACGAGGTATCTGCCTCCAACAAGCCCGTCGACGAGCCAAGCGATGCGGATGATGCGGCAGAGCCGAAGGGCTTGAAAGCTGCTCAGCCCGAGAGCAAGTCGAAGAAGAAGACCAAGTCCCCGGCGATCTCGGGGCGGACCGGCAGCACGATCGCAGAGCGAAAGGCGGCTGCGAAGAAGGCTGCCGACGATTCTGCCGACAAGGGCAAGGAGGCAGACAAGTGA
- a CDS encoding DUF222 domain-containing protein — MTLTPDRTPGKSGKRSPGTAAGESAKNPQVPGAPAGETAAGQGESLSVSEPTTFREQLEAAGMDLTGNPLAGRLDSIAAVPATPVDDHDNDDSDGHGTEGAQADERVPPADSGTHIDGGGTDRYATADECDSTADVLHPLLSDAEWRDLDRLAPELTRSIGDLSVLKDALLRLERPLGPDHAMTVVNGIETATRVLEAMSAVALSVYERCGTPTDYGAKTTKALVQARLNLTGYEANRRAELAKNLGSRVYMTGQAREPVNPVVAKALHSGVLSAGQATTINDCLSKLPIWISSTVRDKVEADLVEKAPRVRVSDLKTIFGTILDRIDPDGEEPKLPPDRSRCRVNVRARDDGYWDLSGILDAVSGGILNGLLTSRTLPGGNSENVQCTPGSTGGRQTHDGAHNRCYAYNTWHAYCCEGRGACRA; from the coding sequence ATGACTCTCACCCCCGACCGGACACCAGGAAAGAGCGGTAAGCGCTCACCTGGCACCGCCGCGGGCGAGTCTGCAAAAAACCCGCAGGTACCTGGCGCACCTGCGGGGGAGACCGCCGCTGGCCAAGGTGAATCGTTGTCGGTGTCGGAGCCGACAACGTTTCGTGAGCAGCTTGAGGCCGCCGGAATGGACCTGACGGGCAATCCTTTGGCCGGGAGACTCGATTCGATCGCAGCGGTTCCAGCGACGCCCGTCGACGACCACGACAATGACGATTCTGACGGGCACGGCACCGAGGGCGCCCAAGCCGATGAGCGAGTTCCTCCCGCCGATTCTGGAACGCATATTGATGGCGGTGGCACCGACCGGTACGCGACTGCCGACGAATGTGACTCGACTGCCGACGTGTTGCATCCACTTCTGTCGGATGCCGAATGGCGCGACCTCGACCGACTTGCCCCTGAGCTGACTCGCAGCATCGGTGATCTCAGTGTCCTCAAAGACGCACTGCTGAGACTCGAACGCCCCCTCGGGCCCGATCACGCGATGACGGTCGTCAACGGGATCGAAACCGCCACTCGCGTTCTCGAAGCGATGTCGGCCGTCGCTTTGTCGGTCTATGAACGGTGCGGGACACCCACCGACTACGGAGCGAAGACGACGAAGGCGCTGGTCCAAGCCCGGTTGAACCTGACCGGGTATGAGGCCAACCGACGTGCCGAGCTTGCGAAGAACCTTGGCAGCCGCGTATACATGACGGGCCAAGCCAGAGAACCCGTCAACCCGGTCGTTGCCAAAGCCCTGCACTCGGGAGTGCTCTCAGCTGGTCAGGCGACCACGATCAACGACTGTCTCTCCAAACTGCCGATCTGGATATCCTCCACCGTTCGCGACAAAGTCGAAGCGGACCTAGTGGAGAAAGCACCGCGTGTTCGAGTTTCAGACTTGAAAACGATCTTCGGTACGATTCTGGACCGGATTGACCCGGATGGAGAGGAACCGAAGCTTCCGCCCGATCGCTCGCGTTGTCGCGTCAACGTGCGAGCCCGGGATGACGGCTACTGGGATCTCAGTGGCATCTTAGACGCAGTCTCAGGAGGAATCCTCAACGGACTGCTGACCTCCCGCACTCTGCCGGGTGGCAATTCGGAAAACGTACAGTGCACGCCGGGTTCGACGGGTGGTCGGCAGACTCACGATGGCGCGCACAACAGGTGTTACGCGTACAACACGTGGCACGCGTACTGCTGCGAAGGACGAGGGGCCTGCCGAGCCTGA
- a CDS encoding NUDIX hydrolase — protein sequence MKPRKASRVVLLNERDEVLLIRAQDLLTPTHQWWMTCGGGSELGESAAQTAARELAEETGLECEPGELIGPLATRDEVFKFTEKTLHQQETYFAFRTTEDIELEDAVWTDIEKRSLLEFRWWSREELMTTTETIYPKNLLNLMDLVTAGAVPDVPLVID from the coding sequence ATGAAACCTCGTAAAGCCTCACGGGTCGTATTACTCAATGAGCGCGACGAGGTTCTCCTGATTCGAGCTCAGGATCTGCTCACGCCTACCCATCAGTGGTGGATGACCTGCGGCGGCGGCTCCGAACTGGGAGAATCCGCCGCTCAGACCGCGGCCCGCGAACTCGCCGAGGAGACTGGGCTCGAATGCGAACCAGGCGAGCTCATCGGACCGTTGGCGACCCGCGACGAAGTCTTCAAATTCACGGAGAAGACACTGCATCAGCAAGAGACCTACTTCGCATTCCGCACAACCGAGGACATCGAACTCGAGGACGCTGTCTGGACAGACATCGAGAAACGTAGTCTGCTCGAATTCCGGTGGTGGTCCCGCGAAGAGCTGATGACCACGACGGAGACGATCTACCCGAAGAATCTTCTCAACCTCATGGATCTCGTCACGGCAGGCGCTGTGCCCGACGTTCCCCTCGTCATCGACTGA
- the ruvC gene encoding crossover junction endodeoxyribonuclease RuvC, translating into MRILGVDPGLTRCGLGVIDTLPARKVAMVSVDVLRTPSTDSVDLRLGALAEAFDSWLDAYRPDVVAIERVFARNDVSTIMGTAQVSGLTMGLAARRGLPVAMHTPSEVKAAITGSGRADKKQVTNMVTRILELDAAPKPADAADALAIAICHSWRGALSAQSTPGANKDLNERKSAGRQGAGLTKAQEQWAKALRNSK; encoded by the coding sequence ATGAGAATCCTCGGTGTTGACCCTGGCCTGACTCGGTGCGGGCTGGGTGTCATCGACACACTGCCCGCCCGCAAGGTCGCAATGGTTTCAGTCGATGTGCTCCGCACGCCGTCCACAGATTCCGTGGACCTGCGTCTGGGCGCCCTCGCCGAGGCGTTCGACAGCTGGTTGGACGCTTACCGTCCCGATGTCGTAGCCATCGAGCGAGTGTTCGCCCGCAACGATGTCTCCACGATCATGGGCACCGCACAGGTCTCGGGCCTGACCATGGGACTTGCCGCGAGACGCGGACTGCCGGTGGCGATGCACACGCCTTCCGAGGTCAAAGCCGCCATCACCGGATCGGGACGAGCTGATAAGAAGCAGGTCACGAACATGGTGACTCGGATACTCGAGCTCGACGCCGCGCCGAAGCCCGCCGATGCCGCGGATGCTCTCGCGATTGCCATCTGCCACTCGTGGCGCGGGGCCCTCAGTGCGCAATCGACACCCGGAGCGAACAAGGACCTGAATGAGCGCAAGAGCGCTGGTCGCCAAGGCGCAGGTCTGACGAAGGCACAGGAGCAGTGGGCCAAGGCCCTTCGCAATTCCAAGTAG
- the ruvA gene encoding Holliday junction branch migration protein RuvA — translation MFPLERQAVISFLSGTVHRIAADHLVILTYGVGRRVNVTPDTLSGTRHGADIELVTTLVVREDSMTLFGFGTEDENHTFEVLLSISGIGPRLAMAILSVMGPGELAAAISNQDANALTRVPGIGKKGASRIILELENKLPKLAPSEQGPQLSFGGVNQQVVDALVGLGWKEAQAADVVQEVVNDLGQNAGTSVLLKAALKVLGARK, via the coding sequence GTGTTCCCACTCGAAAGGCAGGCCGTGATCAGTTTCCTCAGCGGTACGGTCCATCGCATCGCAGCTGACCACCTCGTCATTCTCACCTACGGTGTCGGACGCAGAGTCAACGTCACGCCGGATACCCTTTCAGGCACTAGGCATGGTGCAGACATCGAATTGGTGACCACGCTGGTTGTGCGTGAAGACTCCATGACTCTCTTCGGGTTCGGGACCGAAGACGAAAACCATACGTTCGAAGTGCTGCTGTCGATCTCTGGAATCGGTCCGCGCCTGGCCATGGCGATTCTGTCGGTGATGGGGCCGGGCGAACTGGCAGCCGCAATCTCGAATCAGGACGCCAACGCGCTGACTCGCGTACCGGGTATCGGCAAAAAGGGTGCCTCCCGGATCATCCTCGAACTCGAGAACAAGCTGCCCAAGCTCGCGCCATCGGAGCAAGGGCCGCAGTTGTCCTTCGGCGGTGTGAATCAGCAGGTCGTCGATGCACTGGTCGGTCTTGGCTGGAAGGAAGCTCAAGCCGCTGACGTCGTGCAGGAAGTGGTCAACGATCTCGGCCAGAATGCCGGCACATCTGTGCTCCTGAAGGCCGCTCTCAAGGTTCTGGGTGCTAGGAAGTGA
- the ruvB gene encoding Holliday junction branch migration DNA helicase RuvB, giving the protein MEFGDQDLTGAEQERLVSGRAETAERDAEAALRPKGLQDFIGQPQVREQLSLVLDAAKARNRAPDHVLLSGPPGLGKTTLAMIIAHEMQSSLRVTSGPAVQHAGDLAAILSSLEEGEVLFIDEIHRMARAAEEMLYVAMEDFRVDVIVGKGPGATAIPLDLPQFTMVGATTRSGLLPAPLRDRFGFTGLLDFYSSNDLLTVLKRSAHMLGIEADLAGLKEISTRSRGTPRVANRLLRRVRDWAQVRGTGIIDEAAALTALKVYEVDELGLDRLDRSVLQVLCKRFAGGPVGLGTIAVSVGEEADTVETVSEPYLVREGLISRTPRGRVATSAAWKHLGMQIPANYEF; this is encoded by the coding sequence ATGGAATTCGGCGACCAGGACCTGACAGGCGCCGAGCAAGAGCGTTTGGTCTCGGGTCGCGCAGAGACTGCCGAGCGTGATGCGGAAGCTGCGCTTCGTCCCAAGGGACTGCAGGATTTCATCGGCCAACCTCAGGTCCGCGAACAGCTTTCCCTCGTGCTCGATGCTGCGAAAGCGCGGAACAGGGCCCCTGACCATGTGCTGCTCTCGGGGCCTCCCGGACTGGGGAAGACGACGTTGGCGATGATCATTGCGCATGAGATGCAGTCGAGTCTGCGCGTCACTTCGGGGCCGGCAGTTCAGCATGCAGGAGACCTCGCAGCGATCCTCTCATCCCTGGAAGAAGGCGAAGTCCTCTTCATCGACGAGATCCATCGGATGGCTCGTGCCGCAGAAGAGATGCTCTATGTCGCGATGGAAGACTTCCGTGTCGACGTCATCGTCGGCAAGGGTCCGGGTGCCACAGCGATTCCGCTCGATCTGCCCCAATTCACCATGGTCGGAGCCACGACTCGCTCCGGTCTGCTTCCCGCACCTCTGCGTGACCGGTTCGGTTTCACCGGGCTCTTGGACTTCTACTCAAGCAACGATCTCTTGACTGTGCTGAAGCGGTCAGCGCACATGCTCGGAATCGAGGCAGATCTTGCGGGTCTGAAGGAAATCTCAACCCGGTCTCGCGGTACTCCTCGCGTTGCCAACCGGCTCCTGCGAAGAGTCAGAGACTGGGCGCAGGTGCGCGGAACCGGCATCATCGATGAAGCCGCGGCTCTCACCGCACTCAAGGTCTACGAAGTCGACGAACTCGGCCTGGATCGTCTTGATCGTTCAGTGTTGCAAGTCTTGTGTAAGCGTTTCGCCGGGGGACCGGTTGGCCTTGGAACCATCGCCGTCTCCGTCGGAGAAGAGGCCGATACCGTCGAAACCGTATCGGAACCCTACCTTGTGAGGGAAGGGCTGATCAGCCGCACTCCGCGCGGTCGCGTTGCGACGTCCGCAGCCTGGAAGCACCTGGGAATGCAGATCCCAGCAAACTATGAGTTCTGA